The window CGGCCTGCTGGAAAACAAGCCGGGCTCCCCAAGCAGGTCCCCATCCAGGATTAACGTCCAGGAACATCTTAACAACTCACCCCCAAAAATTAGAAGTATGCTGgatatttgattttattttgtcaaaACAGTTCTGCAGAACTGCTCTTTTTAACCCCATTTGTCTGCAGATGTAGTCATTTATATATCGCTTTAAAACTTAAAGCCACTGGGAGATAGAAATGACCTGAAACGCCACGCTTTTCATGCCAATatttacatctttttttcacatttctggCTTGAAATGGCCCATAGTTTTTGCCAGTCCAGCACAATTTGGCATCGTAAGAGGAAAACAGTTGAATTCTTGAGCCCCCTAAGATCTCCTAAGCATTAGCACTACAGTTTTAGAGTTTTAAAGGCGGgggggacagtgtgtgtgtgtgtgtgtgttccgtCTGCCTGGTTGTCTGACAGGTCTGCTGACTGGTCTGTGCTGTCCCCCCTCAGGTGAGCGACAGAGGTCAGGCCGTGTGGGGGGCCTGCCTGGGACTGGAGAGGCTCCTGCTGCGCCTCAGCCTGGTGCTGCCACAGGTAcgaccccccccctcccccctcccccatctCCCAACTCTCACGCACCTGGGCGAGGATGAGTATTCCTTGTGCTGTCCTTTTGGAATTAGGCAAAATGGGGATTCATCAGTACAGTGTATTGGGAATACccctccatctgttttctaactgcttcatccaattcagggtcagggtgggggggggggagggagctATCCCAGAATGCAACGGGAGTgaggcagggtacgccctggacaggacgccagtcccaCCAGACTGTTGGAGGGAACCAGAGGTCCCAggggaaacccacacagacacagggagaacatacagactccacacagacagtccagattcaaacccagggccccttatgatgttctccccctgtttgtgtgggtctcctcccacagtccagagacaggctggtgggtacgttggcttctgggaaaactggccctggcgtgtccgtgtgtccgtgtgtgcaAGTTTCACGAGCTGTGTGTGTTGGAAGCAGGCTTCGCTGACTTCAAGTGTGTCTTCCCGTAGGTGAAAATTCATTACGAGTGGAAGGTGGATGGGACAGAGATTTCGCAGGTCTATGGGTGAGCTGACCATCACCCCCTGACAGTCTGTTCCCCTGGGGGGGGGATACATGCCCCTGAAGCACTGAgcttttcagaccgaaatacaCACCCCTGATGAGTCTCACACACCGCGGTGCGCGTGTGTCGATCTTACGGAGAGATCAAGGGTGCCAGATGCAATTAATTCTGTTCCCTCTGTTCCCAAACTTTTGTACTGGTAAATCCAATATCCTTGGAaattcttttcacttttttattttaatcaaaggCACCTAAAGTTTTCTTGAAGAAGCGGTCATGGGCTTCCTGTACTGCTGTGCTTTCGCTGCAGTTTGACTGTGCTGTGCCACCCCAGCACATTCGCGCTGAGCCCCCTGCCTTTTTCTCACAGGGGCAAGCAGAAGAGAAGAGCTCTCCTGCAGGGCAGAAGTCTGCTTGCAGAGAGCGCCCCCTACCTGCAGTAAGTGGGAATACCGCGGGACCTCATCATAAGAAATAACTGCTGTCCCGTTCCTTCCAGTGAGCCGGGAGTGTCCATTGTTGCATAgttgattaaattatttattgctTCATTATGATTCTTATGATGATGGTATGATACTTCATTCTGATACTTTTAGCTACACTGTCAGGTATTTTATAATTAACCGTACCTCTAATAAAGAGAATGTTCAGCGTTATCGCCTGCATAAGATGTGAGGGAATTCATGTATCTTTTTTCCaactttgggaggaaacagTCCAGGACAAATcttgccagcagctatatcaccctgcagctcaccactggcagccccactggagctcagcaggagagctgctggaagaggtgttagtgggaccagcagggggcgctcaccctgcagtccgtgtgggtcctgatgccccagtatagtgacaggggacactagactgtaaaaaggcgccgtccttcagatgagacgtcaaaccgaggtcctgactctctgtggtcattaaaaatcccagggcgtttctcgagaagagtaggggtgttaccccggtgtcctggccaaattcccccctggcctttacccatcatggcctcctaataacccccctctctgaactggctccatcactctgctctgctccccactgagagctggggtggggggagcggactggcgcctcatccaggtgggggtacacactgctgggggtggaggggacccCCAGGACCCTAAAGCTCTtggagtggagggtccagaaaagcgctatataagtgtaagcaattattattatcatcatcatcatcatcccgGTTTCTCCCTCTTCTCTCTGCTCTGTGACTCCTTGCTTCTCAGCACTGGTGTGAAACTGGTTTGAAACGGTGTGATGGCAAAGCAAGCTGCCCCTCCGACGTGTTTACCTTTCTCCTGTGTCCTGTGCCCTAGGTGTCCCCTGCCCGTGCCCGGCCCCTGGGGGGCGCCGTGTGGTCAGATCCACCCCGTGGCGGGCAGGgcagtctctctcctcctgcccccGGAGGTGGCCGAGCTGGGGCAGTGCGGGGAGGTGGCCCTGCACCCCGTGGCGGCCCTGTGTCCGTGCCTCCAGCAGTACCCTAACAGGCCTGCCAGGATTGCGGCTGTCCACATATCCTTTCAGGAGCGTCCGCTCTGtcggcctgggttcaattccagacctggggtgctgtctgtgtggagtttgcatgttcccccccTCCccggtttcctccaggtgctccggttcctcccacagcccaaaaacAGGCTGGTGGATTCATCGGAATCcgggaaactggccctggtgtgagtgagtgtgtctgtgtctgcgtgtgtggACGGCGACGGACTGGCGtccccacccagggtgtaccctgccttgcgcccattgcttgctgggataggctccagctcccctgtgaccctgaactggacaaAGCTGGTTAGAAGATGGCAAGGATGATCTCTAAATAAATCTCTAAACGCACCACTGGTTCATCGATTGTTGAAATAGAAATGGATGACTTAGTGGTTACCAGCAGGGGAACGTGCTGCGGTGGGGTGCCCCAGGAGCAGGGAGGCCCTGGATGAGCCACACGCAACCCCCCCCATATCTGTTTTCAATCACGTGACTGTCAGCTCTCTGGCCAGCAACGCGGGCCAGGCAGGCACGTGCGAAGGAAAAATGCGAAGCCAGCCCCCCAGGGGCGGGAGAAGAGGTCGTCGCAGACATCGCCAGCGGCCCCGACGCATTCCTTGACCGCGCGCACCTGTTCGCTCACGGCCCCCACGGCCTGCCCCTGCTGGCCAGCGGGCGGGAACGCCCCCTGGATTTCTTCCGAGGCCTGGCGCGGGCCGTGCGCTGGGAGACGTACGGCCTGGAGGGGGTGCAGTGCGAGGACGGGCAGCTGCCAGCAGGTACCGCCCCTCGGTGACCACCGCCTCGAGCgggctctttttttttatttcactcctTCCTGGCCCCCCGACTCGTCCCGAGTTTCCTCCTGCCAGCTCTTGCCAGCGGCAGCGTGGTTTGGGTTTTCTCGCTGCCGGGCAAGAGCCGACCCTCCAGTCGCTGCTGGACTCGACCCCTACGgctgtagtaataataataataataataataataataattgcttacacttatatagcgcttttctggacactccactcaaagcgctttacaggtcatggggatcccctccaccccccagcagtgtgcagccccacctggatgatgcgacggcagccatagtgcgccagtccgctccccacaccccagctctcagtggggaggagagcagagtgatggagccagttcagagaggggggttattaggaggccatgattggtaaggaccaatgggaaattgggccaggacactggggtaacacccctactcttctcgagaaacgccccgggatttttaatgaccacagagagtcaggacctcggatttacgtctcatccgaaggactgtttacagtctagtgtcccccgtcactatactggggcatcaggacccacacagaccgcagggtgagcgccccctgctggccccactcacacctcttccagcagcagcctcagctctcccaggagtctcccctccaggtactgaccaggctcacaccttcttagcttcagtgggtttccagttgtgagttgcagggtgatatggctgctggctgtaagGGTGGGCGCGTCAAGAGCTGCATGTCTGCACTTCTCAGTCTCTCCCGGGCGGCGCTGGAGCAGCAGCTGTGAAGCTCGGGGACCCTCGATCAACCAAACTCCCCTGTGGCCTGGAAGTCCAGGGACGGGTTCGCGGAGcttgagagagggggggggtcgTCGGTGTGTCTCGGCGGGGCGCAGAGGTCGGCCCGCAGCAGGTCTGCTGAAGGTGTGACCCCCGTGTTACCCCCCCCACAGGTTCGCCGTTGCCCGATGCCGTCTTCACCGTCGCCAGTTGCGGGAGCCCGGCTGCGCGACAgaccctcctcctcttcctcttcgtCGAGCACGCTGACCCCTTCCAGTCCGAGCTGGGCGACTTCGTGGGTGAGTGACCGGGCCGCTGGCCGGGGTTCAGTGCGGAGCTCCTTTCGAGTAGAGCTAAACGGTCGCCCGTTATATCGGCGTCCAAGATCAGGTTTCGCAGCGTAAATCAACATTTGTCTCCCTCACGAATCCAGGGAGGTTTGTAGCCGTTAATCCAGTACGCCCACATCTGAATTTAGACGAACACAGCCTCTTGGGGGCAGGCTTGTATCCCATCTTCATCCTCTTCCCTCGCCCTGACCGGTCAGAGCAGGACCAGCTTCTCAGTCCCACCCCAAACGTCAAAACCTGGGGTGGAGGCGGTCCTGATGAGAGAGTGGGCCGGGATTCCTGCTGCAGATATTTCACCGCCTTGTGAACTGCGCGCCCTGTCCTGCCACCCCGGCCTGTGGGCGTGACGGAGGACGCAGTGCTTTACAGCAAGTCGCTTTAATAAAGGACGATAAGTCACACACGTCTCGCccgttctctctctcccccaccccccaccccacccaccTTGCCCAGCCTCTGCGGAGACGGTGCAGCAGAATTTGGACCCCCTCCTCCGGTACAACGAGGAGGCGGTGATGTCGGCCATCCACCTCCTGCTGGACTCTGCCCTGCAGGATTGGCTCAAGGCACAGAAGGCAGGTGCCATGTCCACTGCACGCTGGTAGGGCCTCGCACGTCCACAGGAAGAGGAACGGGCTGAACACCTCCcttcctttacacaaagggaggTGGGAGGGTGACACCAGCCGCCCAGCCACGCTGTCGAATCCGATGGGGTTTCGGTATCAAACAGAACACCCTGCTCATTTGCAGTGTCTCAACTCTGCAGATTGAAATGGTTCCCTAGATTAAACTCTGTCGATTGAAGGAATTGACGtagtcagtttaaaaaaaaaacaaaacacaacttgTTTTTCGGGTGCAGTTTTTCCAGACAGTTCCTCTTTAGTCATCGCATGTCTGTCACAGTCTCAGGTTCCATTTCTTAAGGGAGAAGAAATGCATTGAATAAAATGTAAGCGTAATCTCAGGTCTCTGCAGAATCACTGCAGGTGCTGCGTTCCAGCATTCAGGTGCTTTGTAGTAAATGGTGTTTTGGTAAATTGGGGGCCTAGCTAGTGATTTATATTGATTATATCTTTAGCTATGTGTAAGTGGCCTGGTGGCAATAGTGGTTAGAATTGGTGCCTCGGAGGTTCAGTACCgggcctggggtgctgtctgcgtggagtttgcatgttctccctgggtttgtgtgggtttcctcccccGGGCCAAAGACAGGCTGCTGGGTtaactgacttctgggaaaactggccctggtgcgtgTGTCCCGTGTGTGTCCCGTGTGTGTCCCGTGTGTGTCCcgtgtgtgtcctgccttgtgtccgttgcttgctgggatagactctgaattggataaagctaCTGGAATACAGATGGACAGATGGGTAAGCCATAAGTGCACTCATTAGACCCGTTGTAATAAAGCTCAGTTTCAGAGCTGTCGAACCCCAgacacacacccccccccccccagggtgCAGGGTGAAGGGGTGTGAGCGGGGGTCGATGTGGTCTCACTCCCCTCTTCCAGGCCCAGGCGAGGCTGCGCTCGGCCCTGCCGGTCATCCTGAGCTCGGTCGCCAGCGTGGTGTCCAGCAGCGCCTGCCTGGACTTCAGGACGTCCTGCTTCCGCAGCATGAAGGTAGCCAGGGTGTCCAGGGGGACCTGCGGTGTTCTCCAGAGCGAACGGCCGCGGCTGTCAGTAAGGTCCTGAATAGCAGTTCACTCCGACCCTCACGCAAGACGTGAAATGCGCCCCACCCAGAGATCTACAGGGCCACCTAAAGAGACTCCCCGATTCTGCTCTGTGGGCGGCCACAGACGGGGTGCAGCCATGCCCCCGAGGTTGGAATCGAACCCGTACCCCCTCCCCGCGTGGCTGCTCGAGTCCTGTTCATGCCCTCCATCCCACAATTCATCACTGGTGCTTTATTCccatatatttacatatatttatgTCCTTGGGCCGCAGGTCCGGGACACACAGGAGCTGGTGGCCTCTGTCCGGCAGTCCCTGGTGAGGGTGACCGAGGCCCGCTTCCTGCCCAGCCACAGGAGTGACCACAGGAGGGTGAGTCACCATGGTTTCGGTTGTCACGGCGGCTAGCCGGGGGAGCAGGATCGAGGTCCGCATCGGGCTTCGGGCCGGTTTGTCCCATACAGCTGCGAGCTCGGGGCCGGGTTCGGGTTTGTTTTCCAGTAAGTGAAAATGAATccttattattttatgtttttaaatctgtttctttttgaagGAATTCGTAActcattttgtgtgtgtgtgtgtgtgtgtgtgagagtgtgtgacagAGCCTGCCTGGCTAACTGTTcgcaacaaattaaataaaatgaaaactcaCAAAGGGGGAACTGCTCAAAATGCCAAACGAGTCGCTTATAAcgcccgtttttttttttttagcaggcCTCATAGGGTGATCAGTTCCCCGCTTTGAAAAAGCATCACTGATTTGTAAAATGCCGGTTTTCCTCGGCGCACGGCCATCGTCTGTCTCCCAACGCGAGCACGCGGCAGCCGCGCAAAGCTCTTGTAAAACCGCGGACGTGAGAGTCCTGTCTCCACGCGCGCACGTGCGTCTCCTCGCCCTGAGAGGAAAAACAGAGGGGACAGCTTTCGGGTTCGGGTTTCAAATTTGGCACGCACCATCCGGGCTCGGTCAAGTGGGGTCTCAAGGTCTCGGAGGGGGGCCGGGTTCGGGCTTCAGTTTCAAGCCCGCGCAGACCTCTGGAGCAGATTCAGCCTGTTTCGagcttctcttcctgtgttTATACCACATAGCCCCACACATGCAGGACGGCGGCGCTATCACGGGCTCGCGGCCTTGCGTGAACCGGGGGAAAATCAAGAGGCAGTTACAGCGAGCCGTCTGGCCCGTTAAGCCCTCTTCTGCCCCCCAGCTGTGCTGTTGTCTCCCACCAGCTGCCCCCAGATGTCGCCGCCGACGCCGCGGCTCCGATCCGGGGCCAccgggaggagagaggggacgAGGATGAGGCTGAAGAAGAGGACATGGACGCGGTTCTGCGGAGCCGGAGTCCAGAGGAAGGTTGAGTAACCAGATTAAATCCCAGGGCCGGGAGATGAGCACAGACGGAcgcacactcacgccagggccagttttcccagaagcccatgaacccaccagcctgtctttggactgtgggaggaaacctagcAAACACAGGAAGTCAAAACACCAAGGTCATGCGAAGCCCCAGAAGGCTCCAGCGTTTGCTGCTGTGAGAGATCTGCTCAGCGAGCTGCATGTCGCAAGAACATGAGACCGGACACAAACAAAGCTGTTCAGCCAGTCCGGCTCGCTTGctgtgttttgaaattaaattccAAACCCAGTGCCCCAGTACAGGGACCACAG is drawn from Lepisosteus oculatus isolate fLepOcu1 chromosome 18, fLepOcu1.hap2, whole genome shotgun sequence and contains these coding sequences:
- the top6bl gene encoding type 2 DNA topoisomerase 6 subunit B-like isoform X4 gives rise to the protein MEEVEKGERQRSGRVGGLPGTGEAPAAPQPGAATGASRREELSCRAEVCLQRAPPTCSSPLPDAVFTVASCGSPAARQTLLLFLFVEHADPFQSELGDFVASAETVQQNLDPLLRYNEEAVMSAIHLLLDSALQDWLKAQKAQARLRSALPVILSSVASVVSSSACLDFRTSCFRSMKVRDTQELVASVRQSLVRVTEARFLPSHRSDHRRLPPDVAADAAAPIRGHREERGDEDEAEEEDMDAVLRSRSPEEEVPPGELDGAGRHWGTEARKPRRPGARRRASPPCTAPDQSRPSPSKRRPCPVAPALQEKSVFLHLWKAAPSSEEASCCPSSVCPCSATCVRYSFTTRTSVVARAQQP
- the top6bl gene encoding type 2 DNA topoisomerase 6 subunit B-like isoform X3; protein product: MQGAIYQAVSLLLVQIQRCRPGARDGALFVLVSGGSAPGSPDRLGCRVSMVAAGSWCVGVPMEEVEKGERQRSGRVGGLPGTGEAPAAPQPGAATGASRREELSCRAEVCLQRAPPTCSSPLPDAVFTVASCGSPAARQTLLLFLFVEHADPFQSELGDFVASAETVQQNLDPLLRYNEEAVMSAIHLLLDSALQDWLKAQKAQARLRSALPVILSSVASVVSSSACLDFRTSCFRSMKVRDTQELVASVRQSLVRVTEARFLPSHRSDHRRLPPDVAADAAAPIRGHREERGDEDEAEEEDMDAVLRSRSPEEEVPPGELDGAGRHWGTEARKPRRPGARRRASPPCTAPDQSRPSPSKRRPCPVAPALQEKSVFLHLWKAAPSSEEASCCPSSVCPCSATCVRYSFTTRTSVVARAQQP